The genomic stretch GCATGATATGTGTGTAGTCTGGGATTTCTTACCATTTGGGTGAAGTGCCAAGAAGAGGGAAAAGGCTGCAAGTTTTGAATAGTCAGAAGCATGTATGTTGGAGGAGAggattgaaataaataagaggGTGGAGAGGGAATAATAAGGACATCACATTAGATGATCCTCCCCATATAGTCTGAGCATGCATGAGGCTATTCAAAACACTACAAAGGCATCAGATGTGGTACACTGCATCACTTGACAAAAGCAAGCATGCTGTTTTCCTAAGTAACTCAACTTTTTATATCATTCATTGGCTGATTTTGAAGTAATTATGATTTATATTATCAGGACACCTTTGATAGATTCATAGGTGTTATAAACTGGGTAAACGTTGATTTATTGAAAGTGAGTACAGTGATTCAGGTATGCTAGAACAAGGTAGGAGTTATTCccataaataaaagtaatcaaAAGGTGATTCACATTATtggaatatttgttttcaaatgatttaAAGTAGATGTGTAACACAATTGTGGATTTTTAGCTAGATGAAGAAAAAGGGTTTAGCGATTGAAATACCAGCTGGTAACATATAcctgttgtgtttttgtgaatacCTTAAAAAGTAACTTTTGCTCTTTAATATGCTACTTTGCTTAAGTTCTCAAAAATATCCTGTATATTATTGTTAAACCAATACATAACACATTGCAAGATAAGTTATAAATGTCAGTCgtgtttaaataaaagtttcttcatttaaattttgtgcTATTTGTGGtatgactgataaaaataaCTGTTGCTATTCAGAAGTGTCTGAAATATTATAGTTGATGAAtgtgaatgttttaaaataaggCATCCTTATTCATAAGCAGAAATTTACTTGATGAAGTGTAGTTGGATGCTAAGAATCACACTGAAACTGCGtgtttgattatatttttaaacagtcatCAATCATGTTCTTTGTGTTCAGTATAACTTGAAGATGGTGATGTTTGCCTGATTTGTGACTTGGGGATCTAACTTATATGTTGAGCTCATGTAAAGGGAGAAATAGACTGGGTTGGAATATACATATTATCTTGTCTATGACCACCATCTGAGAGTGTGagtgcacacatatacaccttACCAAGATGGAAATAATAAGATATGACAACCCTTTACTTGCAGTGtcctaaagtgaaaatttagGGGCAGGAAGATGTGTCTGCAAACAGTCCTCAATGTAGGTAAAGCTAATGAAAGAGCCCTTTATCTTATCAGTCCGCAAGACCAGTCCAGGTTTTACATTACCTAGGCTTGGTAAACAGCTCTGGTGAATCCCACTAGAAGAGGaggaagttttattttatatgacaCCACATGCGCAAAACAGAGAAGGCTAGAGACTGCCAGTGGAGCAGGGAAATGTGACAGTCTTGTGTGACATTTTATTCATCATGCAACAAAACAACTATGCAGAGTGCATTTTCCGGCTGTTGGTCGGTCAAGCTTTGCAAAGAATTAGAAGAAGGGTGTTTGGATAAGGCTGAGTGCCCTCACCAGCTGCCAGCCACACTGGGCTGGTTGTGTTGTTTTGCTGGGCGGTAATTGGTGTTTGTTGTGAGCTCAGTCTTCATGGTTcaagatgtttatttatgtgGTGGGAGTTCAAACCACCCCTTCTGCTGACCAGCAGAGTAGGGGGGACCTCCAAAAACCAGGTGAGCATTTGAGCATCAGTGGCAAGTGAATATTTTGTACTTCCAGGTCGCTACTATTGTAGCTCTGCAGAGTGTATTTGTAACTTCATTCTTCCTTCCGCCGTCACTTCTGTCCCTCCAAAAAATACCCTGTTTGCCCAGCACATGGCTTCCAGATATTTTGAAAGTAGCATGACATTTTCATAACTTGTTGgcttttaagaaagaaagaaaaggtgcaATTTATATCAAATGGCTAGGAATATGCTTTTCTTTAGGGGCGTTTTTGGGGGTTACTTTCTTCGTTAGTTTTGTTAGCAAGCAGCATGGTAGTAAGAAGAAATGTAACAAACTGTGAAGAAATCAagcaaaaaaccaacaacctgGTAAGACTAAAACTACaactccaattttttttcccagtaatGACAGAATGGTCATGAAAGGGGAGTTGTTAAgcagaagaacaaaaatcagTTTGACAGGCAGAGCaggtattttctttctgttaagTGAGCATTTATTTCCTTAGTCTTTATGGAGAAATAGCAGCAGAAATAATATAATCATTACAGTTTAGTGGCTAGACAAAGCAGTTTGCCATTTCCTGTCTTTACCAAGTGGCAGTCACAATAGCAGGTGTTGTGTAGGGTCTTAAAtattctctctccttttcctgTCATGCATCAGCACCCAGTGCAGAGCAAGTAAGTTTTGTGCATTGCCTGGTAAAATGTTTATGGAGACATCTGTTCCTGTAGGCCGGGCCTTATGCAAGTTGTTGGAAGGTCGGGAGCTTCACACTTTGAATAGGCCCTGGCTTTATGAGCAGGTAGGTGCTGTCAGGCTTCAGGCTAAGAGCTGGCCGGTGAAGAACTGAGGGCAAAAGTTCAGTGAAAGGATGGGAGGGGGGAGGTCATCATCAGTCTCTTTTGATGCAACTACCTTGAGAGAGCTGTCAGGAGGCGTTGTGGTATGCTGCAATATTGGGAGGAATTTAGGAGGTTGAGAAATGTCTGCACCAACCATTCACAGAATAGCCAATGATTGTTTCCTGCATGTTGCCATTTCCGTTTTAACACTTTTAACTGGAGATATTCTATCAGTACATTTTCTTGGCAGGTTAGATAAATTGGAACTGATATTCATTAATGGTAGGTGAGGGCTGTGATactgaagaagaaaagttgATCATAGATCTTGTCATTTTGCCTGAAAATTATTCCATCCAGTGTTTGACCTTTTATCTATGCATACAAACATGTCAttgcatgtgcatacacatatatttatttatagatgcACTTTGCTAAAATTACAAGTCCCAGTGAGACTCAAATACAGCCAATGTTTTCCCTGATGTTATTTTTTACAGTCAGGGTTGTGATAGTCCTTCCCTTTGATATCTCTGCAGATGTTTTTTTGTATATAATCCTGCAAGTCACAATCTGCTTCAGCAATCAgtataaaaattcatttaaatataCTCAGTAGAGGTTTGTTTCATTGAATGTTTTCCATCATGGCATTGTAGTAGTCTTTATGCTTAACAGATGCAAGTGGTTATTTTCTAAACATGTGTTTCTAACTCTTTGTCATATCTTTGGTTTGGATAAATGGTTACAGTAATAAACTTTTTTGCACTTTCTTGAAACTAGTGTGCCCTACAAAGTTTACTAGATCAAAGGCAGATGTTAGCAAGGTTGAAAGGACAGGGTTAGAGTAAACATGCAGATGATAAACgctcctttttctctttcttttcttcctctttttctacGCTTTCACCTCCCCCCTCCCTCTTCAAATTCAAGAAATACAATTGTGTCTGGGAGAGGCAGTAGGGGTTTGAGTAGAACCGATTCTCTCTCAGTGTGCTATGTCATGATTATGAAAGGCGAGTTGTAAGACAAACAGGGCAGTGGTAGGCAGAAGACTCCTGACTGGTTAAGCCTGGGCCCTGGTCTGAAAGATGTCAGTTGCTCAAGTGCATCAGCAACTTGACAGGTAAAATTACCACCTTGTCACTTTACAGTGACTGATGAGAGTACTGCTGCCTAGCCTGCTTTGCCCCTCCAGTTGTTTTGGCATAAGGCACCAGCATTTCGAAATAGCACTTCCAGATTGCTCTACTTATAGCAAATTGAGTACTATGTTTTCAGATATAGGAATGAAAAGTACCCATGCCAGAGTaattcaaacataaacaaaagatgTATTTTCTTACAACCCCAATGAAATATAAATCCCTGAATAAGAGACTTGGAAGTATCAAGGAATGCTCAATAAGTGTCCTCTTCAGGATGGTATTattcattgtaaaatattcaacTTAAATATACACCTgcttatttgattttatttctggtaAAAATAGAACTTCATCCTGCACACATCCtgctcatgcacacacagtGAGCTGAGCTGCTACTGTAATTGGTTGCAGAGTAAAGGTCACAGCATTTTCTTTTGCAAACCTGGCCTGTTAACTTCAAAATGGGTGAGATACCTCCTCAAGCCATGGGCAGCTTGAATGCCAAGTTTAAAGTCAGGctcttgtttgttctttgcTACATTGCccctaaataaagaaaaggaaaagtcCCAGGCCTAACTATTGGTTAGACTTGTTCCTTAGAGATGAAACCATGCATGCCAGggcttttgacatttttcaatcTTAACTGGACTACAGCTGAGTAGAGGTAAAGTTTGCCCATGCAGTTTATATTACAGAGTACATAAGGTGCTGCAGAAACTTAACAAGAGGGCTTGAATGTCtaagaaaaagttttgaatATCTGAATAAGGGATCTTGAGTGCCTAAATAAGAGACTACATAATTAACTATCACTAAAAGTCGTTCATATTCATGTGCTTAAAAATGATTAACCTGATATGTTACTGTTACTAACTTGGCTgcaaaaggaaataagaaaCTATGTTTtctaacaacatttttttttcatggaattATAAAGAGGAGTGTAAGTTGTGTGGGAACTGGGTCGCTAGCAGCTCCTGTCAATCTGCATTGGTAAACAGGATATTTATGAAAAAGGGCGATATGTGTAGACCAATTGTGTTTGCCCTGCTTGTGCCTGTTTGAGGCAAGTGTTTGACCACATTCTGTTAAAAGAAGTCCTTAGAAttgagtaaaaaaattaaaatgtacatgTTTGAGCTGAATATTAGACCCAACACATTCTCATACAAGAACTCCACAAATCTGGCCTGTAGAAAAATAAGAATGCAAGTGTGATATCACCATCAAGTTTGTAAAGAAAGCACAAATTCAGAGTATTGAATGCAAAACTGTTTGGCTGTTTACAGCTGTGTGTAAGCAGTTAAGAAGCAGGTCATAATTCATATCTGCAATTACATAAGATATTTTGTCTAGTTTGCTTTTGTCCTGTAACATGAACTCGGAGATTTGAATCTCAAAGGTAAATTTTGAATTTCAACGTAGTTGCTCAGCCAGTCCACTCCAGTTGGCAAGAATTTGCATAAAATGACATTGCAGTAGGTAAATTTGTCCCTTTGGCGAACTGTGTACTTACATTTTCAGAAACTTTCAAAATGTAATTAAGTATGTATATAATAGATTTGTAAATTTCTATGTTGTGTGAGCACTTACATTTGCAGAAACTTAAAGACTGTAATAGagtgtttgtattgtttctatttctttaattgtagccatctttttttttttttaaccttattcTTTTTTACTTGCAGCATAGCATTAGCTGATtgggaaaaaattatttgcacgCAGGAGagtcatttgtttttgttctttcacttttcttgctAATTATAAATCAATGTTTCGTGATACTTGGTCCCACTTGTTGACAGTGATGGATAGCATTCAGGAACACACCTGAGGTGATTTTTGTTCCCATGAGTAAAATTGCTTCTTTCTTCCCTGCTGAATTTTCATCAAGCATTCATCATATGTTGTCCGGTCTCTTTATGGCTCAGAATCTTTTTCACCCTCAGAAACTTTAGCTTTGTAACCCAGAAGAACTGCTGAATATGGTCTTTACATAATTATGAGGTTTACAGAGGGTGgaggttttttaaattatgtttgacACATTTCTGTGGTCTGTTTTCCACAGACAGTATATtcatatggttttttttttggacatcTGCTTATCATGTCTATGTGCAGCCATACATTGTTAGCTATTCCTGTACTTTAAAATTTCATGAATATCTGCCTTAGCTTGTTTAATGcagactgaaaaataaaatgatgtgtggtggaggggtggggtgaaAGTAGTTGGAAAGGGTATGTTGACACATCACTCTTGACACTTTTGTACATGGAGCACTAAAATCATGTAGGAATGTCCTGATAGCCTGGATCATGTCCCCATAGCTGTTAGCAGTTAagctgcagttttgtttttccgACTACAGCTATGATTGATGCACCATAATTTTTTATGCTGCTTGACAAGCAGGATTCAGGGGTTTGGCAAAGAGGTTTGGTCCCTGAAGAGTTTTATGTAGTCAGCTGTGATGTAATCATGTCACAGTTGAGGGCTTGGTCATTTAAAGAAGCTTTCTTGAGCTGCATGTGGCCTAGGTGGAACACCGTCATCACAGGGCTGTACTGCTTTGTTGCTGGTTTTCTGAAAGCACTCCTGCCAGTAGTTTTATTGAGCAAACTTTGTGAGTGTaaaaaattatgtcaaaatATCACCATGTTtacaattgtttgttttgtttataattcattcccatttaaaaaacaaacactagtTATTAAAGAACAAGAAGTGGCATGTGCTTAGTGACAAGTGGCCTCATTAAGTCTTTAAATTATACAACAAAAGATCAGAAACAGTTAagagttttctgtaaaatagCCTGGTTGATGAGTGTGTGGCTGTTGATGGGGTTGAGCAATATTgcatacacttttttctttgcaggcAGTAGATATTTATGGTGTTTATAATGTGGCTAATAATAAATCTGCTGGTTTTTATATTCTAGTTgctaacatatttttaattaagtaTGAACTAAGAACGAGTTCTGTAAATTTACATCTTTTGACACTATTAGTTGTGTGTACTTGTATTCATAAACTTTCTTCCATTGCAGTGCCTGAAATAGCCAAAGTTCATGATGCATACATCATTGCTGTTGAAGAGAATGCACGGAAGAAATTGGAGGACTTGTCTATCAATCACAAGGTGGTGCCAGTTGATATGACCAGACCCCCTTCATACAGAGAAGAAGGTGTAACATCTTTTCGTGCAGAACCTTGCGagagcaaaaagaaagagacgCTTGTGCAGCAGGTAGAACAGGAAGAAGAGATTCATTTGGTGGATCCAATCCCTGAGAACTCCTTGTCAATGCCTGTAGCAGAAAAACAGCGCAAGGCCATTCCTTGGGGGAGCAGTGGTGGTAGTGTCAATGGTAGCATTGAAGGAATGGAAATGAATGGAGTCATGGAAAAGGAGGGCCCACGTAAGGGCAAGGGAGGAAAGGGCAAAAAAGAAGGCAGAGTGAACAAAGCTCACAGCAATCCAGACACCCTGCTGATTGAGGATTTGGTGGGGCGGGGAAAACTTTCATCCAATGGGAAGGCCTCAAGCCATGACTCTCTGAACCACTCCTCCCACGAGGTCATCCTGTATGGTCCCGACTCCAACACCGACTTCCAGCATAGTGGCCAGAACTCTTTTGAATACAGTGACAGCGGTCCTCATAGAGAGATGGCCATTGACTGCCCAGACAGTTTTATTGGTGCTATCAAGACACCTCCAAAGTACCCCCCACCTTCACAGACTTCTTCCAATACTGCTGTCCCATCCAGTGGTCCCCGTGTTCCCCCCACCACTCCTAACAAAATGTCGGACTCtatgaaagacaaaacaaagacagacaacACACTGTCAGATGCTGCTGCTTTGGTGACAGGCTCCCAACACAAACCCACTGTTGAACAACTGGAGCGTCTTCGCAAGCACCAGGAGGACCTGCGCAAGCGACGTGAGGAAGAGAGCCGGCAGCAGCAAGAACAAGAATTCTTGCGCGTGTCTCTTAGAGGATCCAAGAAGTTGCAGGCTCTAGAGAACCGTAAGATGGCACCAGACACACAGGCACCACCCACAGGCTTTGTCAACACAGCCTACGTTGATGCAGAGGATGACTACGAGGCAGcagatgatgttgatggtgtaccATTGTCCCAAGTGCAGCCCAGGGAGCGTTACCTAAAGAAGAATGCAGGTATAGTAGCTTTGAAAAATTGTGGTTAAAGGACTTACTCCTTTTCACTTTGGGGTGAAAAGGAGAGTATTTGCAAACTCATCCACACAAGTACACATCTGTGTGTTCATCAGGATGGATAATAgttgttaaaatgtttaggtTTTGGCAAGCCACATTTCCTactttttaaagtgttaaagGAGTTTTAAGGTCTGTAGGTGACCATTTTACTTCATTCTTCTGACCAGTGCTCCAGGTTCAAAGAGATCAAAATTTTTCAGCAATATAttatctactttttctttttaccagtAGCAGTTATGTTTTTagataaaatatgtttctatCCAAAGAATGGTCAGCCATATCCATATCTTGGTTGTTTTAAACTTTCTGATTGCATTGCAGGTATAGAAGATCTTTTGTCAACCCTGCATCACATCCGCAACCGTCTCAACACTGGTGACAACACCAGTAGCTCCGCGGGCGGCCATCAAGTTACATTTCTCAAGACCCTTTTCCACAATCCTCAGTTTCAACAAGCAGTGATCATGCATCAGAAGATGGTCGATATTACCTCTCGATCCCCTCATCCCCGCCCCGTGAGGACTGATGCTCGTGAACTGTTCATGGAAGTGCGTTCAGCATCTCCTTCAAAAAGCAATGAACCAGCCATGAAGGAGCTGATCCAGCTTTTGAGCAAGCCACACATGAAGGCAAGTAAAgattttgtgtttgctgtcatcacttctttctcatttttcttcccATAGGTACTTTAATCCTTAGTACAGCTAAAAATACCATGCTATTTGCAGTATTAGAGCCTTATCCTCATTTGCATTAAACAAAAAGTTCCATTTGTATTTTGTGACACTTGTTTTGTatgatattgtttttattagttattttttGCTTGATATTATCTTTACATTTTAGTTTCAAGGTAGTGCATCAGAACtgggaaacattttattattctaaTACTGACTGTTCCACTAGGAAATCAGTAATGCTGAGATGAGTTTACAGTATTTATGACATTCAGTTCAGTCTCCCACACTTTGTCTGAAACTTTTGCTGCTTGGTATAAAGCCAAAAggattaaaacatgaaaaaagaacaatgatTTAAAAGGATTCTTTTAGTGATTAAAAACTCTTTTAGCAAGAGGCTGGCATTTCAACATAGATATAGAAACCCATGTTGCTGACAGCTGGTGCCTCCATTACAAACACCCATCCATACCTACCATCTCCactccccccacacacccacccttACATCTACAACTGCTATAACAGAAAGAATTTGGGGAAAGCTAAGGTACGCCAGAGGTTTGTTATTGCAACAGCTGGAAGTGAAGGGTTTCCTGGACTGATGAGCACTCAGGCGATGAGTGGACTTTTTTCACTGTTGGATTAGTGGGAGCAGGAGTGTTTCTCTCTGTTAATGTGGGACTGTCATAGTTGAAGCAGTGGCCAGTGGTCAAGGCTGGAATAAAGTGGGTGCAAGAGTGCTTCCAATGTGATGACACAGGTGCTGTgtcagcagtagcagcagtCTTGGATGTCATTCCAAAGCAGTCGCTTTCATTCTGTGTTGGTAAATAGGGAGGATGAAAGTTTGGCAGTCTGTATTTTCACGTAAAACTTTTTACTGACAAAAGTTGTCTTTGTCAAGAATTGCATCAAGCCTTGCATGATTAGCCACTGCATGTAATTTATGGGATAAAGTCCTACAGTTTATTTGAATAGTTAGGAGGCTGCGCCTTCAAATTGTTTCGTAGCATTTTTACATGTAGGTTAAATCTTTCTATCGTTAAATCTGGCTCACAGCTAAAAGGAGTGTTCATTTTTGTAATGGTCATTAGTGTCATTAATATTTGTCACTTGCACTTTTTCAACCGTGAAGCTGAAAGTATCTCTGAGTTAGTCTAAGTGACTTGATCATTTAGAATCTAGCAGCTAATTGCAGACAGCagcataataaatatatataggcATGAAAAATTACAGAATAGTTTATAGGTTTGCTGCTTTAATACAccttgaaataattttgtaaatgttgagATGTCTTTACCATCTCCAGAATCTCTCATGTTATCCCAATATTGTACAAAGCATTTTTACATGCATGATCTCTGCAAGATGCTGCCATTTTGTGATTTGTACTGATGTTATGGCTGCTGTTGCCACAGAACCTGTTGAAGGCCCATGATGAAGTGGCCGAGCGAGAGAGCCAGCCCATCTTGCACAGCCAGGACAGTGAGCTGGACTACCCACTCCTGCAACATGGCGAAGACAGTGTGAAGATCATTCATCTGGAGAAAACCAACGAGCACTTGGTCAGTGGTTATCTTCAGTTTTGCTTTGTCTAGCTGGTTGCTTGTCAGTTTTTCTCATTATGTTATAAACTATAAACAGGCTAGCAGTTTATaattctttgtttctctgtttgaTTTCCTGGATATGTAAGTATGAGAGGAAGAGCTAGCAGTTATTTTTATCCTCagtctctcctcttcccctcccaTATTTATTGACAAAGCTATGAAAGGTTACATTTTACAAGTAAAAGattttcatcacacacacagctacacaaGTATGGATGAGAGAAGTATCTTTTTGCTGCTTGGCAACTGAAGTATACATGCAAGACCAGTTAGGCATTTGGGGAATAGTTTAGCAGTTTTCAAGCTGAATATTCTTGCCTCAGTCTTCGTCTTTATCCCCCACCCTCCTGGGCTATCCCCTTATCAGTCACCCCTCTTGGACCCTTGTCAAGTGAAGAGGCAGCCTGTCACAGGCAGACACTTGTAACTTTATGTAGTTTGCAGAACAATGCTTAGCAATCAGAGCCTGCCAGCTAGTGGGTTTGACCTCCCCACAGGCCTTGCTTGGgcaaggggtggggtgggggagttgTGGGGATTGGGAGAGCTCTGGTAGCAGCAGCCCAGTTCTGATTAGGTATTAATTTGCACAAGGTGTAACTGTGTTTAATAACAAAGAATTGCTTATGATTAATCATAGGTATTTGACTAATTTAAAGTTACCTTGTGTTAAAAATATCGCATCGCGTGCAATCCTTTCTCCTGTGTATAAGAGCCCATATGAGTGTGTGGACATGccttagagagagagatggacagggttgggaaagggagagagaaatggTGAGGTGGGTAAGAGGAGCTATCACTTTTCAGAAGAGTTTAATAGTTTGTCCTACATCCCCAAAGTGTGCTCTTTGTACACTTAGAGATCTTAGCAGgcaaatgtgttttacaaacccccagaatataaaaaaaaaacaacctggaAGATTCCTTGTTCGAGGAAGGGGTATGGGGAGAAAGAAggggtgtggtgtgtgtttatgtagggggtaggtgggtggggaagaaagGTGACTGTTTTCGCCTCAGGTATATACAATTATTTGCAAAGCTTGCTTCAGATTCTAGATCCTAAGGAGTGAACTCTAACCCTGTTAGCTGTGGAGTTAACTTTTGCAGGACAACATTTATACCCTTTTGGTAATGTGAAATCACATTTGTACTCTATACTGTCATGAATACCCtcactttcttttgttattggGATCTTAGAATTATaggtttctttctctcttcccttttaCAGAACTGGTAGTGGTAGAGTGAAATTCAGTGTTGTAAAACCTGTGTGGGTACCCTGACAGCTTTATGGACTTTACCTGTCAAATTTTATTTCCCAGCATTTTTCagagagcggtccggtggcgcaacggttagcgctgtttgcgcctgtcaccaatacagtgaaggttggctgccctgagttcatttctcgtctcgggcacgctgatccttctctgcacgtggcatctgtttacagggctggctgcttgccgtaatatagccttagctgctgacacggcgtaaaacaccaatcccccccccagcatttttcatctttgaaaAAGACTAGGCAATTCCCTATTCAGACAAATGAATATAATTTCCTTATCAGTGACACTTTCTTGGTTCATATGTATCTTCTACAAGTTGATCGTCAGTGTATGACAAATATTATAAATCCCACCAAAATTCCCTGTAAAGAATCAAAAGACTGTTTTATAAAGAAAGCATAatgtggcagtgtgtgtgtgtgggagagagagagaaaaataattctaGTGAAGTGCTGTGCAGCTGCATTTTGATCTACAAGaggtttttagtttttagttatattttcatcccggattattattttaatgtttattatacCTACTATAAGTGTTATATGTGGCTTGAGATTGAATGCTCTGACTTTGAAACCAGCAGACCATGGAGCATGCCAGAGCAGAGTCTATGAAACTAGAATAAAAATCCTGCAAAACATCAGCTTTGACTTGCAGCTTCTGTATCATAATCACAGCATATCTTGACAGGCACTTTCTGTGAACAGAGTTCAtgtgttaaataaaaattggCGTATTGTCAGTTGTAGTGCCCAACTTATTGTAGGCATCCATTTTTTCCACCTTCACACCCTATCGAAGTTCAGCAGATCTAcaatgcagtgtcatcagaaATCTTAATGAATGAGATGAGATGAGAGCCCTTGCACTCatttataatgtaaatattacTGGTGATAAGACTGTATCTTGTGGACCACTGGTTGTTTGCAGGCCTGTTCTTAGCCCCCACcgcccgaggcatagggtatgtgtGGGGCCCTCAAAGCCATGATTGCCACTGTTTTTATCAAAAGCCTGGGGGCCCTAGGCAGGTGCCttgtctgcctgcccctaagcaaaGTCTTAGGTGTTTGGTATTTTTAGTTGAGGAAAAAGTCTCCGATGAGAGTACTGTCTGAAATCTGTTGATTAACATGGTGCATGATTTACAGTATTAATATTGTTTCAACTTCAAACCAGCAGATTTTAATGTCATGAGATGCTGTTGTGTGTTACCAAATGCTGATGAAGATTTTAcacaaatatgtatattttatttataaatgtacatgACATGTCTGATGGTACAGCTAAAGTAGCTGTCACCAAGGGATCCATTATCCCAAGGCCCTGTTGCTTAGGATGGGTGTGTTTTTAGCCCAAGGATTCCTTGATAGAACAACAGTAACTCAGCTGGGCGGCCTTCTGGAATGCAGTTATCAAATCTGGAAAGTGGAATCTTTGGGTAGTCCAGCACGTGTGGTGGGCTGCTTAGTGCTGACCTTTTGGGGAGTCACATTCCTATTGTCTTTGCCTGTCTTCAGTCACAGTAGACAATGGTCTTGGAGGGATTGAGGGAGAGGTTGGGGTGTTCCTGTTGCTGTGGCTTTTGGTGGGAGGAAGATGGCAGGTGATAAAGAATGGCCGGCATGGCAGCAGACCTCATCTTCTGCCAAATGAAGATTCAGCTTTTTGTTCCTCAGCTATCATTGGCCTTTATGATACATCCATTAATCTCTGTTGCAGACTTTCTGGTTTCAATGGTCTCAGTATTGTTGAGGTTAACATTGGTTAGCATGTAGTTG from Pomacea canaliculata isolate SZHN2017 linkage group LG8, ASM307304v1, whole genome shotgun sequence encodes the following:
- the LOC112570545 gene encoding MAGUK p55 subfamily member 5-like isoform X4; the encoded protein is MFIYVVGVQTTPSADQQSRGDLQKPVPEIAKVHDAYIIAVEENARKKLEDLSINHKVVPVDMTRPPSYREEGVTSFRAEPCESKKKETLVQQVEQEEEIHLVDPIPENSLSMPVAEKQRKAIPWGSSGGSVNGSIEGMEMNGVMEKEGPRKGKGGKGKKEGRVNKAHSNPDTLLIEDLVGRGKLSSNGKASSHDSLNHSSHEVILYGPDSNTDFQHSGQNSFEYSDSGPHREMAIDCPDSFIGAIKTPPKYPPPSQTSSNTAVPSSGPRVPPTTPNKMSDSMKDKTKTDNTLSDAAALVTGSQHKPTVEQLERLRKHQEDLRKRREEESRQQQEQEFLRVSLRGSKKLQALENRKMAPDTQAPPTGFVNTAYVDAEDDYEAADDVDGVPLSQVQPRERYLKKNAGIEDLLSTLHHIRNRLNTGDNTSSSAGGHQVTFLKTLFHNPQFQQAVIMHQKMVDITSRSPHPRPVRTDARELFMEVRSASPSKSNEPAMKELIQLLSKPHMKNLLKAHDEVAERESQPILHSQDSELDYPLLQHGEDSVKIIHLEKTNEHLGATVKNEGDSVIVARIVTGGAAEKSGLLHEGDEILEVNGIDMRGKNVNEVSEILANMSGTITFMIIPGHCCVEPPPSSSDAVMHLRAMFNYDPEEDPYIPCRELGISFLKGDILHAIQLSDLNWWQAHREGEEEQHSLAGLIPSRSFQEQRETVRRQLQAESKENKKRNRVCACGRKERKKKKKKKSLYSAGVSEEAEEILTYEEVTRYYPQPNHKRPIVLIGPPDVGRQELRNRLMQWDCDRFAFAVPHTSRAPEPGEQPGKEYHFITRSVFEADILSGKFLEYGEYQNNLYGTSFQAVRQVINEGKQCILNLEPESLKVLRNTDLKPYAVFICPPNLEKLQQLHLDLGKHRPTDEKLKEIIEKGREMEEMYGHLFDVIIVNMDIERTFEELKQEIFRIDNEPQWVPLHWLDNSIM
- the LOC112570545 gene encoding MAGUK p55 subfamily member 5-like isoform X3, encoding MDLDGYMILLAQTKEGLFKLFGSPADRAELEVGDEIVEVNGKRVEHCSHAEIIAHIHQCIRSKAVRLRVKRLKDGEKVPEIAKVHDAYIIAVEENARKKLEDLSINHKVVPVDMTRPPSYREEGVTSFRAEPCESKKKETLVQQVEQEEEIHLVDPIPENSLSMPVAEKQRKAIPWGSSGGSVNGSIEGMEMNGVMEKEGPRKGKGGKGKKEGRVNKAHSNPDTLLIEDLVGRGKLSSNGKASSHDSLNHSSHEVILYGPDSNTDFQHSGQNSFEYSDSGPHREMAIDCPDSFIGAIKTPPKYPPPSQTSSNTAVPSSGPRVPPTTPNKMSDSMKDKTKTDNTLSDAAALVTGSQHKPTVEQLERLRKHQEDLRKRREEESRQQQEQEFLRVSLRGSKKLQALENRKMAPDTQAPPTGFVNTAYVDAEDDYEAADDVDGVPLSQVQPRERYLKKNAGIEDLLSTLHHIRNRLNTGDNTSSSAGGHQVTFLKTLFHNPQFQQAVIMHQKMVDITSRSPHPRPVRTDARELFMEVRSASPSKSNEPAMKELIQLLSKPHMKNLLKAHDEVAERESQPILHSQDSELDYPLLQHGEDSVKIIHLEKTNEHLGATVKNEGDSVIVARIVTGGAAEKSGLLHEGDEILEVNGIDMRGKNVNEVSEILANMSGTITFMIIPGHCCVEPPPSSSDAVMHLRAMFNYDPEEDPYIPCRELGISFLKGDILHAIQLSDLNWWQAHREGEEEQHSLAGLIPSRSFQEQRETVRRQLQAESKENKKRNRVCACGRKERKKKKKKKSLYSAGVSEEAEEILTYEEVTRYYPQPNHKRPIVLIGPPDVGRQELRNRLMQWDCDRFAFAVPHTSRAPEPGEQPGKEYHFITRSVFEADILSGKFLEYGEYQNNLYGTSFQAVRQVINEGKQCILNLEPESLKVLRNTDLKPYAVFICPPNLEKLQQLHLDLGKHRPTDEKLKEIIEKGREMEEMYGHLFDVIIVNMDIERTFEELKQEIFRIDNEPQWVPLHWLDNSIM